From the Bernardetia sp. genome, the window GTCAATCAATATCTAGCAAAAGAAACAAAAGAGCTTTTCATAAGTTTTGGATTAGAAAATTGTATTATTTTTAAAGATTTGCAAGAAAATTTACGATTTGTCAGAGCAACTTATGAGTCGTTTTAGTGTAGTATCCAATTTTATTTTTTTGACTTTTGAGAATTTTTTTCCTAAAAAACATATTATTTCGCACTAACTCTGCTTTTTTTGCTTTAAATTTGCAAACAACTATCTTTGTATTTTTATGGAAAGAATAATTTGTTATTATACCTAACAAATTCTTTCTAACCAAAATTTATTTTAATTCAAACAAATTGCGAAGTATTTTTTATACTATGAAATGCAATAAAGACATGTCATTCTTTTAGTTTTGAATGATTTGTCTGATGAAAAAGTCTGTTCTGTATTTGTTTTTACGTATTTTTGCGTTATATTTTTACAGAGAGATTTTGATAAAAACCAAAAATAAGGTATAGAAATAATTATGAGTAAAAATAAATAGTAGATTAAATTTGAGTAGTCTTATAAAACATATCAAATTCTAGCGATTTTTGATGTACAGACTAACTACTCACTTTTTAAAGTATTTTTAATAACTTTAGTAGAGTTTTGAAAATTTTTCTTAGGAAAATCTACTTTATTTTCGATTTATGCTAAATTATTTCAACTTAAAGTTGGTCTCTTTTATAGTATTTATTTTCTTTGTAACAACTTAACCTAATCGCTAATCTCAATCTAATACCCTGATTATGAAAAAAGGAATCCGTAATTTGAGCTTATTGCTCATGTTTCTTTTAGCTGGGACATTTGTTAAGGCACAAGATGATGCCTCTACAACAGCTGAAAGCGACGACAAAGCAAAAGATGGTGCTACTAGCATCTACGAACAATGGCGTGACCCACAGCGTTTTCGCTTACCTCCTGCCGTAAATCAACTAATGACTGATGAAGTGTCTCCTGCTATCAGTCGTGATGGAAAAACTCTTATTTTCCAATCTAACCGAGGAAAAACTTGGAAAGGATATGGTCTTTACATGACTACTCGTGATGACAATGGCAAGTGGACTAAGCCAGTTGCATTAGAATCAATTAATTCTAAGGCTGGAGATAGCACTGTAATTGCAGGTCCTTTTCTTAGCTACGACGGACTTAGCCTTTTCTTCTCTTCTAACATGGAAGATACTAAAGGAGGAATGGATTTGTATGTTTCTACTCGTGAAAGCAAAGATGGAGAGTTTGGCGAGCCTACTAACTTAGGTGATGTAAACACTGCTGATTATCAAGGTTTCCCTACAGTTTCTGCTGATGGAAATCGTCTTTACTACATGCAACGTGCTGAAGGTGCAGAGAATGAAACTTCTGAAGCTGGTTCAACTGAAGGAACAGATGCTAAAAAATCTGGTAAAGAAAAAGTATGGTGTTATACAGCTATGGTTTCTAAGCGTTCTGCTGACGACAAGTGGTCTGCTGGTGAAGAGCTAGAAGGTGCTATGAACGAAGATTGTAGCAAAGCATTCCGTATCATGCCTGACGGTGAAACAATGTTCTATACTTCTATGAGAGATGGAGCTAAAATGCAAGCAAACACTAAAGGTATCCGTGCTGATGCTAAAGATTTTGATTTGTTTATGTCAAGAATGGAAGGTGAGTCTTGGGGTGAGCCTATGGCTGCTGATTTTGCTAATCACCTTTCAGCAGAAGGCTATGTAACAGTTGCTCCAGACGACGGAGCGCATACGGTTATGTATTTTGATGCAGATATGAATGCTTCTCATGAAATTTTCTGGACATTAGTACCTCCAGGATTTGCTCCTCGTAAAGTAATGTTAGCTCGTGGTAATGTAGAGGATTCTGTAACAGGAGAGCCTGTATATACTATCATGAAGTTTGAAAACCTTACTCGTCCTTCTTTAGGATATGACCGTTACAACGACGAAGAAACTGGTAAATTCTCTACTGTAATTACAGAAGGAAATAAATATAAAGTAAGCATTAATCACGAAGATTATTTGCCTTATGAGTTTATGTGGGATTTCACAGATGCTGACGAAATCACAAACCTTTATCAGAGAGTACGTCTAGTACCTAAAGGTGTTGAAGTTACAGTTACTCTTCTTGATGCTATTGATGAGCAGCCAGTAGATGCAAAACTTACTGTTAAAGCAGCTGATGATACAAGCATTGGAGATGTAGAAAAAACAGGAACTGGTAAATATGAAGCTCGTCTTGATCCAGGACAAGTTTATACTCTCACTGCTGAAGCAACAGGAAACTATATGGAAGAAACAGATACTTTAGACCTTACTCAAGCGCAGTTTGGAGACAAAGTAAACAAGATTCTTTATATGCTTGATGCTACTAAAATCAAGTTTGACAACATCAACTTCGCAACAGCTCGTTGGGATTTGAATGCAGAAGCAAGAGCAGAACTAGACAAAGTGTATCAGTTCTTGACAGATTATCCTAAAATGAAAATCCGTATTGAAGCTCACACTGACTACCGTGGTGGAGATTCTTACAACCAACGTCTGTCTCAAAACCGTGCTAAATCTGCATTGGATTACTTAGTTGGAAAAGGTATTCCTACAGAGCGTTTGGAGTCAGAAGGATATGGTGAATCACAACCAACTGTTCCAAATGAAGTGAACGGAAGAGCTAACCAAGCTAACATGGCAATCAACCGTCGTGTAGAATTCAAAATTGTTAGATAATAATTGATTATCTATAATTTTAGAATCAAACCTTTATTTAGGTTTTGATTTAAACAACAAAAAAACCAATTATTGAAAAATAGTTGGTTTTTTTGTTATATTACTTTTTGATTACAAGTGAGTTATATATTACTATTTCTACTTAGGTATTTTTTATTTTTGTAACTAAAACCAATTCAATTCGTTAATAATAAGTTAGCTGTTGTGTCTGTATAGGCTTTGAAATGTATTTTTTAGATTAGATCAATTATGAATATAGTTTTACCAAAATTGAATAAAAATATACTATCAATGGTAAGTTGTATCTTACTTTGTATTGTATGTATAAACATAAGTGAGGCACAATACCTACCCACTAATTTTTCAGATATAAGACCATTGGATAACAAACTTATGGTCAAAATCAAACCTAGTACAAAACCTAAACTAGAATCTGTAAGTAAGGCACTTAAAACGAAGACTATAAAAAAGCGATTTGCGCCTTCATCAATAAACAATACAACCTTTCATCTAAAAAAAGCGACAGCTAATGTAGTTCGTCTTCAAGACTGGTATGAAATAGAAATTTCTTCTACTACCACAGTAGAAGAAGCCATCAATTATTATCAAAAACAAGATTTTGTTGAATATGCTGAACCTATCTATCCAAATTATATTTTAGCTCCTCCTTATATTCCTAATGATGTATCAATGCCTACACAGTGGCAGTTAGGTGTTGCAGAGTTATATGCAGCTTGGGGACTACACAAGGGAGATAGTAATACTGTTATTGGAATTATAGATACAGGAGTAAAAACAAATCATCAAGATTTGAAAAATCAAATTAAAGTAAATTACGCTGAAAAATATGGACAAGCAGGTGTAGATGATGACAATAATGGTTTTGTAGATGATAGTTTGGGCTACAATTTTGGTTCTATGAACCCAAATGTAAGTGATTATCAAGGACATGGAACAGGAGTTACAGGTATGGCTGCTGCTACAACAGACGACGGATTAGGCATTGCAGGAACTAGCTTTGACTGTCGTTTTTTGCCTGTAAATGTTCTGTCACCTAGTTATACAATCGTTAATATGTATGATGCAATACTATATGCAGCCGAAAATGGATGTAAAGTAATCAATGTTTCTATTGGACGTCCAAATTTATGTTTTCAGTGGGAACAAGACGTTATTGACTATGTTACTTTGGTTCAAGATGCTTTAGTTGTGGCTTCGGCAGGCAATACCAACTTAGAATTAGATTTTTTTCCAGCATCTTACAAACACGTATTATCAGTAGCTCATTCTGATCAAGGGGATAATCGTTTTTCTGGAGCTACATACAGTAATTATGTAGATGTAATGGCTCCAGGAGCTAGAGTTTTGACTACACATGTAAATGGCGCATATAGTTATGCTTGGGGGTCTTCTTATGCCTCCCCATTTGTTGCTGGTGTTGCAGCACTTGTGCGTTCAGCATTTCCAAACCTGTCTGCAAGCCAAGCAGGAGAGCTTGTGAGAATAACGGCAGATGATAAATATAGCCAACCTGCTAATGCTCCATTCTTAGAGAAGTTAGGAAAGGGAAGAGTAAATGCCTTTAGAGCTTTGAGTGAAGAAGTTACTGCAAAATCCATACGAATGGATAATTTTTCTTTTTTTGGTCGAAATGGACAAGCTGCATTTTCTGGGGATACAATAACCTTAGAAGCTGATTTTATAAACTACTTGAAACCTACTACTCAAAATGCTAGAATACTTATCTCTACTACTTCTCCACACATCCAATTTTTAGACAGTGTATTTGATATTGGAGAGATGACAACAATGCAGCAGAAAAACAATTCAAGCCGTCCGTTTCGTTTTATTGTCTCCCAAAATGCTCCACTAGATATAAACGTGAAATTTCGTTTAGGATTTTCAGATACCAATTATTCAGATTATCAATATTTTAGTATTCCTGTAAATGCGCCTTATTTAGAAATTCCGTTCAATACGATTCAGTTTACACTTACAGGAAATGGGCGTGTAGGATATTACGATATTTATAATAGATTTGGAGGTGGAGTTAAATCGTCTGGTTCACAAACATTACAAGAAGGAGGTTTGATTGTAGGAAAGTCTGATAATAATGTTTCAGATAATATTCTGACAAATATTGGTAATGTCTATAAAGATGATGATTTCAAATTAATAGATATTCCAAGAATAGTACAAAAAACACCGTTTTTTACAAAGGCATCATCAGAGTTTGCTGATACTTTGGGAGTAGTTAGTCCTCCTGTGGGTGTACATGTAAAACATACAGTTAAAGGAAGAACAAATACTCCACATCATCAATATATTATCTTAGAATATGAGTTTACAAATGTGAGTGGTGCTGTAATGGATTCAATGAATGTAGGTTTGTATTATGACTGGAACTTAGGAGACTATACTAGAAATTTTGCCGAATGGGACAATGAACGTGAGTTTGGTTATGTATTTGGCAATGGAGCAAGTGGATATGCTGGTATAAAAGCAATTAGTTCTAATAAAACATATTTTGCTTTAGACTTTGAAAATGTTGGAGGAAATAATATTAATGTAGTGGACGGATTTACATCTGCTGAAAAATATCAGAGTATTTCTACTGGAATTGCTCGTAGGCGTGCAGGCTTTAGTACAGGAGGTGCAGATGTAGCTCATATTGTAGGGACTGTTTTACAAAACTTTGCTATCGATGAGACAAGAAAAGTTACTTTTGTAGTTATGATTGCTCCCACTCTAATGGCGTTAAGAGAAGCTCATGATGCTGCAATGTTGGCAACTGACCCTTCCTCTTCTATATCTCCTACTCCAATAGTAAATAATACACTTTGTGAGAATACTTCTTATACTATTACACCACAAGGAGGAACAAATTTTAGATTATATGATATAGCAAACACTCAAACTCCTATTCAAGCTGGAACATCTTTTACACTTACTCCAGCAGATTTGGGAAGAGAGTTTTATGTAACCAATACAGATTCTGTTTTGGAAGGAGATTATACTGTTTTATATTTTAGCACACGCACAGCAGTAGCTGATTTTACTGCTCCTTCTCAACTCAATTTAGACCAAACAAGTGGTGTTATTTTTCAAGATGCTAGCCAAAATGCACTCTCTTGGTCGTGGGATTTTGGAAATGGTCAGACCTCTACTTTGCAAAATCCACCTTCTATTTCTTATGCTCAACAAGGAATATACACAGTTACTCTAACCATAACAGATATTGCAGGCTGTACTAGTACAAAGTCAAAAACGATTCAAGTAGTTCGAAAATCTCCAAAGCCTGTTATTGCAACTGTTTCCCAACAGTCTTGTGATAATCGTTCTATCGAAATACGTCCATTAAATGGCACTAATTTTAGGTTTTATAATGCTCAACATACATTATTATCAACAGGAAGAAGTTATGTGATTCCACCTAAGTCTCTTGATAGTCTTTATGTTTCTAATATAGATTTTGCCTTAGAAAGCGATAAAGTGTTGGTTAAGGTTCAGTGGGTAAGATTAGATGCAGATTTTGTTGCTAGTCCTAAGTATGATACCCTTTTATATGACAACGTACTATTTCAAAATATGTCTTCTGGAGACTTTTTTATTGAAAATACTACTTGGGATTTTGGAGATGGCTCACCTATTCAAACTGGTGTAACTAAAAGACATACTTATTCAGCACAAGGAAGGTATAAAGTGAAAATGACTGTAACTAATCAGTTTGGGTGTGAGAAAGTAGTAGAAAAGTGGTTTTATGTAGGTAAGGCTTCACCTCGTCCAATGATTACATCTCCTATCAAAATTTGTAAAGGAGGAAATATTACTATTCGTCCGAGTGGGGGAAGATTATTTAATTTTTATTCTAGGTTGGATTCTCTACCGATTGCACAAGGACAGGAAATTTCATTTAGCACAAACACTGAAATTCCAGAAGTTTTATACATTAAAGGAGCTGATTCATTGATTGAGAGTGAGCCTGTGAGTACACGTTTGGAAGTAATACAAGTAACACCTAATTTTGATTTTCCTAGAGAACTTTATTT encodes:
- a CDS encoding OmpA family protein codes for the protein MKKGIRNLSLLLMFLLAGTFVKAQDDASTTAESDDKAKDGATSIYEQWRDPQRFRLPPAVNQLMTDEVSPAISRDGKTLIFQSNRGKTWKGYGLYMTTRDDNGKWTKPVALESINSKAGDSTVIAGPFLSYDGLSLFFSSNMEDTKGGMDLYVSTRESKDGEFGEPTNLGDVNTADYQGFPTVSADGNRLYYMQRAEGAENETSEAGSTEGTDAKKSGKEKVWCYTAMVSKRSADDKWSAGEELEGAMNEDCSKAFRIMPDGETMFYTSMRDGAKMQANTKGIRADAKDFDLFMSRMEGESWGEPMAADFANHLSAEGYVTVAPDDGAHTVMYFDADMNASHEIFWTLVPPGFAPRKVMLARGNVEDSVTGEPVYTIMKFENLTRPSLGYDRYNDEETGKFSTVITEGNKYKVSINHEDYLPYEFMWDFTDADEITNLYQRVRLVPKGVEVTVTLLDAIDEQPVDAKLTVKAADDTSIGDVEKTGTGKYEARLDPGQVYTLTAEATGNYMEETDTLDLTQAQFGDKVNKILYMLDATKIKFDNINFATARWDLNAEARAELDKVYQFLTDYPKMKIRIEAHTDYRGGDSYNQRLSQNRAKSALDYLVGKGIPTERLESEGYGESQPTVPNEVNGRANQANMAINRRVEFKIVR
- a CDS encoding PKD domain-containing protein produces the protein MVKIKPSTKPKLESVSKALKTKTIKKRFAPSSINNTTFHLKKATANVVRLQDWYEIEISSTTTVEEAINYYQKQDFVEYAEPIYPNYILAPPYIPNDVSMPTQWQLGVAELYAAWGLHKGDSNTVIGIIDTGVKTNHQDLKNQIKVNYAEKYGQAGVDDDNNGFVDDSLGYNFGSMNPNVSDYQGHGTGVTGMAAATTDDGLGIAGTSFDCRFLPVNVLSPSYTIVNMYDAILYAAENGCKVINVSIGRPNLCFQWEQDVIDYVTLVQDALVVASAGNTNLELDFFPASYKHVLSVAHSDQGDNRFSGATYSNYVDVMAPGARVLTTHVNGAYSYAWGSSYASPFVAGVAALVRSAFPNLSASQAGELVRITADDKYSQPANAPFLEKLGKGRVNAFRALSEEVTAKSIRMDNFSFFGRNGQAAFSGDTITLEADFINYLKPTTQNARILISTTSPHIQFLDSVFDIGEMTTMQQKNNSSRPFRFIVSQNAPLDINVKFRLGFSDTNYSDYQYFSIPVNAPYLEIPFNTIQFTLTGNGRVGYYDIYNRFGGGVKSSGSQTLQEGGLIVGKSDNNVSDNILTNIGNVYKDDDFKLIDIPRIVQKTPFFTKASSEFADTLGVVSPPVGVHVKHTVKGRTNTPHHQYIILEYEFTNVSGAVMDSMNVGLYYDWNLGDYTRNFAEWDNEREFGYVFGNGASGYAGIKAISSNKTYFALDFENVGGNNINVVDGFTSAEKYQSISTGIARRRAGFSTGGADVAHIVGTVLQNFAIDETRKVTFVVMIAPTLMALREAHDAAMLATDPSSSISPTPIVNNTLCENTSYTITPQGGTNFRLYDIANTQTPIQAGTSFTLTPADLGREFYVTNTDSVLEGDYTVLYFSTRTAVADFTAPSQLNLDQTSGVIFQDASQNALSWSWDFGNGQTSTLQNPPSISYAQQGIYTVTLTITDIAGCTSTKSKTIQVVRKSPKPVIATVSQQSCDNRSIEIRPLNGTNFRFYNAQHTLLSTGRSYVIPPKSLDSLYVSNIDFALESDKVLVKVQWVRLDADFVASPKYDTLLYDNVLFQNMSSGDFFIENTTWDFGDGSPIQTGVTKRHTYSAQGRYKVKMTVTNQFGCEKVVEKWFYVGKASPRPMITSPIKICKGGNITIRPSGGRLFNFYSRLDSLPIAQGQEISFSTNTEIPEVLYIKGADSLIESEPVSTRLEVIQVTPNFDFPRELYLDEQTTVSFIDTTPRAMSWLWDFGDGTTSTNRNPIHSYNAQGNYTITLTVRTTEGCQGQSSKNLQVFSRSPKPIINDIFICKNDSVTIIPQGGTLFNFYNSATTDQPIYTGRAYNVGFVGEPKNFWVTNLDSALESRAVKVHIGFARPSSDFEMSVTDTLNLFEQDTLFLTDNSQDAVWWYWSFGNGQIGTTQNTQTVFEREGEYEITLITRNSIGCIDSLSRRLVVVDTPVITGGEPDTNYQVLIYPNPAKDYLNTYIELQTSDEVTIKIFNSLGQEVIRSKKEQITKKRFLFDVRTLTKGMYYVQIILSDRVVSKKVVLD